The Sphingomonas sanguinis nucleotide sequence CAATCAGAAGCTGAAGCGGCCGCCGATCGACGCCACGAATGCACGTGCATTCTGCACCTGACCGTTGGTCAGGATCGGCGTCTGGACCGCCGTTCCCGCATAGGCGGCGGTGCGGCGATCGATGCTGGCATTCGCGAAGTCGATATAGCTGCCCGCCGCATCCAGCGTGAAGCGCGGGGTCACCTGATAGGACCCGCCGATCGAATAGTTCCAGCGGTTCGCATCGGGCACCCGCGCGTCGCGATTGCCGTTCTGGGTCGGCGTGATACCGCGTTGCGCGCCCGCACGCAGGGTCAGGCGATCCGTGGCCGCGTAATCGAAGCCGCCCGCCAGCGAGAAGCTGTTCTTGTAATTCTCCGGGATGGCGGTGTTGATCGGCGCGCCCAGGCGGATCGCATCGAAATCGGCCCAAGTGAAGCGCACCGCCTGTGCGTTCAGCGTCAGCTTGTCGGTGGCGCGGAAGCGACCGGCGACGATGATCTGGGCGGGCGTGTAGAAGGTCGCGGTCGCACCATCGATCGTCCGGTTCTGCCCGGCGAGCGGGCCGAGCAGGCCGCCGACTTCCAGGCTGCCCTTCAGATTGTGCTTGATCCGCGACTTGTAGCTGATGCCGACCGTCGCCCAGTCATTGTGCAACTGGACACCCGCGGTCCATCCCAGATCCCAGCCATCGCCCTTCAGCCGCTGGAAGCCATCGGGCAAGGCCGAAGACAGGTTGGGCAGCGCGTTGCCCAGTTCGGCCTTGGTATATTGGACGTTCAGCGCGCCGCCGACGCGCAGCCAGTCGAGCAGCGCCACACCGACCGAGGGCTGGATATCGATGGTGCGCAGTTCGGTCTTCAGCGCGCTGTACCGCGCCCAGCTGGTCGCGTCATATTCGGTCGTGAAGCTGTAGGGCGACGTGACGGCCAGGC carries:
- a CDS encoding OmpP1/FadL family transporter; amino-acid sequence: MTKSFKAPLLATAIVSSSFAFAGAAHGQAFYLQEQSTRGQGRAFSGEGADTGPSSLWWNPAAIAGMERGEAVLGASAIIPKGDVVDNGTLIRRPGQPTFQPVGGDRVSSDPINRGIVPSGAVAVPLNDRVAVGLAVTSPYSFTTEYDATSWARYSALKTELRTIDIQPSVGVALLDWLRVGGALNVQYTKAELGNALPNLSSALPDGFQRLKGDGWDLGWTAGVQLHNDWATVGISYKSRIKHNLKGSLEVGGLLGPLAGQNRTIDGATATFYTPAQIIVAGRFRATDKLTLNAQAVRFTWADFDAIRLGAPINTAIPENYKNSFSLAGGFDYAATDRLTLRAGAQRGITPTQNGNRDARVPDANRWNYSIGGSYQVTPRFTLDAAGSYIDFANASIDRRTAAYAGTAVQTPILTNGQVQNARAFVASIGGRFSF